The following proteins are encoded in a genomic region of Cryptomeria japonica chromosome 11, Sugi_1.0, whole genome shotgun sequence:
- the LOC131039951 gene encoding putative RING-H2 finger protein ATL49 produces the protein MRRTTGSVIVFLWVVIGFSLYPILSIKTEFFASAYVRAAYICVVVMGGVIVSFWTGDESGSGQQQQSPPSSSDDVDKIAVEVEMGVFNYRCNGGGKQEEDCVICLCEFEEDEQVVALKPCHHNFHVDCIRKWLKCKLRCPTCNATPLQKFGSHAQNDVTLEIPPPPPPPAAL, from the coding sequence ATGCGGCGAACGACAGGCTCAGTGATAGTGTTTTTGTGGGTGGTCATCGGATTTTCTCTATACCCAATACTGAGCATAAAAACGGAATTTTTCGCTTCGGCATATGTGCGAGCCGCTTATATATGTGTGGTGGTCATGGGCGGGGTTATTGTTAGTTTTTGGACAGGTGATGAATCCGGATCAGGACAACAGCAGCAATCCCCTCCATCGTCTTCTGACGACGTTGATAAGATTGCTGTGGAAGTGGAAATGGGCGTATTCAATTACAGATGTAATGGAGGAGGAAAACAAGAGGAGGACTGTGTTATCTGCCTTTGTGAATTCGAAGAGGATGAGCAGGTGGTGGCACTAAAACCGTGTCATCACAATTTTCATGTGGATTGCATTCGAAAATGGCTCAAGTGCAAGCTCCGGTGTCCCACCTGCAATGCAACTCCGCTTCAGAAATTTGGAAGCCACGCTCAAAATGATGTTACGCTTGAAATTCCACCTCCACCTCCGCCCCCTGCGGCTCTTTGA